The genomic window TTTTTTCCCAGAAGATAGTGCAAAGATACAAAAAGAAGCAGAAGCAGAAAATATCGAAAAATTTATATATTGAGAAAGAGAAAAACAGGCATATTGAGAGTGGAGCAATAAGAAAAGGAGTGGAAAGAAGAAATGGGAGAAGAGAAGAAGGGGGAATTTGAGCCGAAGATAATCGGATTTACCTGTAATTGGTGTACATACGCATCAGCAGACCTTGCAGGGACGTCGAGGAAGAAATACCCGCCGAATGCACGGATAATAAGGCTTATGTGTTCGGGGAGGCTGGATCCGATGTTTGTGCTCAAGGCGTTACTGAATGGTGCAGATGGAGTGTTTATAGGGGGCTGTCATCCCGGGGAATGCCACTATATAAAAGGGAATTACTATGCCAGGCGGAGAATAGCGGCGATAAGGACGATTCTGAAGCAGTTTGGACTGGATAACAGGGTCAGATCAGAGTGGATAAGTGCATCAGAGGGAGATAAGTTTGCAAGGGTGATGACGGAGATGGCGGAAGATTTGAAGAAGCTGGGTCCAAATCCAATGAGAGGTAAGATATTATGAAAGGTGCAGAGATAGGGATAGAGGATTTAGAAGGCTTTTTTAGAGGCTTACTGGAGAAGGAAGTTGTGGATTGTCTGGTAATGCCACACGCCGCAGGTAAAAATATCGCATATATGCTGGTAACGGATCCGAAGAGGATAGAGTCATCACCGGGAAAAGCCATCTTCGCACCTTCGTTCGGTGTGAATGCTGCGGGAATAGTTAAAGGATGGACGGTAGCGAATAAGGTGGGACTGGTGGCAAAGCCATGCGAGATAAGGGCAGCGATAGAACTGGTGAAGCTGAATCAGATGGATAAGGATAGTTTACTGCTCATCTCTGTTGATTGCTCGGGTACATTTGA from Methanophagales archaeon includes these protein-coding regions:
- a CDS encoding hydrogenase iron-sulfur subunit; this translates as MGEEKKGEFEPKIIGFTCNWCTYASADLAGTSRKKYPPNARIIRLMCSGRLDPMFVLKALLNGADGVFIGGCHPGECHYIKGNYYARRRIAAIRTILKQFGLDNRVRSEWISASEGDKFARVMTEMAEDLKKLGPNPMRGKIL